The genomic window TACCAGGAAGCAGATGTGCAGGAGTATTTTCAGCAGGAACTGCTCAGAAATTTGTAAATATAGAAGGTAAAATGCCAGGAAAAGAAGTTGTAATATTAGGTTCTGGAGATATAGGACTTATAATGGCAAGAAGAATGACTTTTGAAGGGGCAAAAGTTAAAGCAGTAGTAGAACTTATGCCTTATTCAGGTGGACTTAAGAGAAATATTGTTCAGTGTTTAGATGACTATGGAATACCACTAAAATTATCTCATACTATAACTAATATAGAAGGTAAAGATAGAATAACAGGAGTTACAATAGCAAAAGTTGATGAAAATTTAAAACCTATATCTGGAACAGAAGAATATATCGAGTGTGATACCTTACTTTTATCAGTGGGATTACTTCCTGAAAATGAACTTTCAAAAAGTGCAGAAGTTAAGCTAGGGGTAACGGGTGGTCCGGAAGTTGATGAAAGAATGCATACTAATGTAGAAGGAATATTTGCTTGTGGTAATGTGCTTCATGTTCATGATTTGGTTGACTTTGTTACAGAAGAAAGTTATAAAGCTGGTAAAAATGCTGCTGATTATATTAAAGGCAAAAGGGCAGAAGGAGAAATTATTGAGCTTATAGCAAAAGATGGAGTTGGCTATACAGTTCCAAAAGTAATTCATAGAAATAATGTTGATGATACTGTAGATGTAAGATTTAGAGTTAGAAATGTATTTACGGATAGTTATATATCTGTGTACTTTGACGATAAAAGAGAAATACACAGAAAGAAGAAAGTTTTAGCGCCAGGTGAAATGGAAACAGTTAAGATAACTAAGAGTATTTTTGAAAAATATCCTAACTGCAAGAGTATGACTATTAAAGTGGAAGGTGAGTAAAGATGTCTATAAGGGAACTAATATGTATAGGCTGTCCTATGGGATGCCAACTTGAAGTTGAAATGGAAGGTAATGAGGTCAGAAACGTTAAAGGAAATGTATGTCCAAGAGGTAAGTCTTATGCAGAAAAAGAGTGTACAAATCCTACTAGAATAGTAACTTCATCTGTATTGGTTGAAGGTGGAGATATGGAAATTCTTTCTGTAAAGACAGAACATGATGTACCAAAAGATAAGATTTTTCAATGTGTAAAAGCTTTAAAGGGAGTAAAAGTAAATGCTCCTATAAATATAGGGGATATAATTGTAGAAAATGTAGCTGATACTGGAGTAAATATTATATCTACTAAAAAAGTTGTTGCAGTATAATAATATTATGACTTAATGAATAACGGCATAGGATATATGTAGTTATCTATTAAACTTTCAGCACGCAAAGA from Clostridium sp. MB40-C1 includes these protein-coding regions:
- a CDS encoding NAD(P)/FAD-dependent oxidoreductase; the protein is MQEYDIVIIGGGPAGLAAAIKAKEEGMENILILERDSRLGGILNQCIHNGFGLHTFKEELTGPEYSQRFIDKVEEMKIPYKLNTMVLDITRDRVITAVNQEDGIIEIHAHAIILAMGCRERPRGAINIPGSRCAGVFSAGTAQKFVNIEGKMPGKEVVILGSGDIGLIMARRMTFEGAKVKAVVELMPYSGGLKRNIVQCLDDYGIPLKLSHTITNIEGKDRITGVTIAKVDENLKPISGTEEYIECDTLLLSVGLLPENELSKSAEVKLGVTGGPEVDERMHTNVEGIFACGNVLHVHDLVDFVTEESYKAGKNAADYIKGKRAEGEIIELIAKDGVGYTVPKVIHRNNVDDTVDVRFRVRNVFTDSYISVYFDDKREIHRKKKVLAPGEMETVKITKSIFEKYPNCKSMTIKVEGE
- a CDS encoding DUF1667 domain-containing protein — translated: MSIRELICIGCPMGCQLEVEMEGNEVRNVKGNVCPRGKSYAEKECTNPTRIVTSSVLVEGGDMEILSVKTEHDVPKDKIFQCVKALKGVKVNAPINIGDIIVENVADTGVNIISTKKVVAV